Below is a window of Poecile atricapillus isolate bPoeAtr1 chromosome 2, bPoeAtr1.hap1, whole genome shotgun sequence DNA.
TCTGTTCCCTAAAACCAACAAAGTTATAAtacaaatttttctttaaagaaaactgTAACCAGTTTTATTGTAGAAATAACACCTTTATAGCATTTACTTCTCACTGGTTTGTTCTGGCATGCTTCTAATGATGTCAGAGTCACctgtaaaacaaaaatgtattgTTACAAGAGGACCCACAGAAGAATGTTTTTaggaataaaaacaagaaaaaaatcccaatccaTAAAAATCACCACAGAGattctaaaaaaagaaaacaacctgaAAGCAACAGACAGTCTGCTtaccaaaaaaagcaaataattttgataaaattgataaaaataCTTGTAACTGTGTCTTTCTAATCCAAATACAGTATTTTCCAGTAATTATACATCTGTCACCAGCATTTACAAAGCCAGGACTAAAACAACAAAGTAGTCCTGGAGGACACAATGCATAGTTTTACTATAGCGAATGTCTAGCCTCCCCTGATCACAGAAATATCAGGACAGCGAGAATATTCGCATTGTTAGCTACAGAGCATTAGGATTTACTTGCAGCTCCCACCCCACCCAAAACCAACCCTGAAAGTGGTATTTTGAGAATTAAGTTTACAGCTACTATTTGAATACAAGCAAGCTAAATAAAGTTTTCTGAGGAAGTAGGAAATTCAAATCATTGTGACTTGGGGAACAGTTGGTTAAAGTTATTACAGAAATCATTAAACCTATGTGCATGCATTCTGGTCAACAAACAGAACAAGGGACTGATTCTGCTCTTAAAACATTCTGGAAAGAAGATGGAAAGTCACCTACTTAGCATTCTAGATAAGGAATTTGAGCAACTCTCTGGGACAAAGACTGTTATCAAACCATAGTAATTACATAAAAACTTACAGTTTTAAAATAGTgtttaatataattttcatttccttgaTGAATATCCATCTGCCTATTGGTTATTTCTCTATATACTATTCTGGAAAGCAGGACAAGTCACAATCCTTTGTCTCATATTAAGAACAGTCAAACAGGGCTGTTGTAAACATTATGTTGTGCAAGCTCATGTCCTAGCCAATGGGTTCAGAAACAGATCCTGTACAATTGTGCCCCAGACACTGAAACCTCCCTACAGACTGACAAGTAGACAAAATGCTCACAGGGCTCAGCAGTAAAAGAGCTATGTGCAAGAGAAGCAGCAGTGCTACCAagttcacaaaagaaaaatgtcctaCTAGGACTCACAAAACAACAGGATCTTGGTCAGTGGAAATTTCAAGTGTTAAATCAGATAGAAAAAGGTAGTGAAGTGTGTCATCACTTCTGCTCATTGCTTGCTCAGTGCTGCTACTCACAGGAGAAAGGAGGATCCACAGACACCTCCTCATTTGATCCCTACACTGCAGGAAGGAATTACCTGGGTCAATGATGGCCAGTGTGCACACTCTGTAGTATTTTCCACATGCTGTGCCCAACTCAATGTTGTTCCCACTATAATGATGGACGCCGGTCTTGGCAAGCATAGCGTAGTACTCAATCTCTGATTTTCTGAAATCAAAAAACTGGGTGTTAACAAGACCCACAAACAATTCTGACCAACTGCAATATAGGAAGAGCAGCTTTAACTCCTACCACACTTCAACCTTAAGACACTTTTCCTTCCCAGCCAGAAAAACACAGGCGGTTTTTGAGAGGCAAAATCACTTCAGGGTTGTGGCTCAGGAACCTTTATTTAGATGTCTGCTGAAGGTTTGTACACACTTCTCCTTCAGGAGACTGGTACTCCTTCAGGTACAGCCTTCAGGCTGCTCCTACACAGGCTCATTTCTACACGGTAGAAGGACTCAGCGCTTGCAGATCTCTGAAaggccacaggagctgtgccaaAGTGCGCAAACTAAGAGAGTTAATGTTGATGGCCCTTGGTGGCCAGATGCTGAGCAAAGACACAGTTGTTGCAGCTGAGAAATGAACAAtgtatattaatttaaaataaaaagtccaTCCCTCTGACTCCCACTAGGAAGGTCTAGCAGTCAGGGCTGTTTCCCAAGCATTTTGGGATCCCTATTAATATTGGGGATTGCTGCCCACTGTAAGAGTGCTGCTATTCCTCAAGTATCTAATTTCTGGATTtcacatttacattttcttgaGACTGTCAATATCCCTTGACAACAAAAAGGGCCCAGATATTCAGTGAGGAAAATGTCATGTTATTAGTACAGTTACACTCGCAAAAAAGCAGTTTCACTTGCCAGGACCCCAACTGTATAACTAACTTCGACAAATTTTGTGtgcttcaaatattttaaatcagttaTCAGTTTTCCTAgctgtaaaattattttccaatacACTACTTAGGAAAAACATGGGAATTCAGCTCCATTACACTCTTAGTGAAAGTTATCAAGTGTGAAAACCTTCCAATGCTTTTTCTAGTGCAAACTCCTTGAATTAGACCTGGAAGCACTTCAACACTTCTAGACTTGAAATCATTGCACAGCAAACCACCTATCACTTTTATTTCAGAGCACACTAGAACATGCCAGCAAAGCCCTCTGTATCAAGTCTCTGGAGCAATTAGTGTGAAATACACACTGCATTTGGACAAAGAACCCATCTCAGAACTGTTCTCTCACACATCTGCTTACCTCAAAGCAGGACAGTTGTTGGCGAGGATGACCAACTTGGCTTTGCCCTGACGAATCATTTTCAGGGTCTGTTTGTACCCAAGCACATATTTGCCACTTTTCATAACCAGCTGAAGCCTGGAGTTGATGGACTCCAGGGACTTTTtctgaagaagatgaagaaaagcatcAATCATTGTGTTACTTCACACTTTTCAAACAATGGAGAACCTAATAGAGACATTTCAAATATATGCATTTTTCATAATCTCCCTATAATCTAAAAAACGGAATAAGAAAGGCCAGTCAGTTACCTGAGTGTAAGAAAGCTTATGGATAGGGGCATTGCTGATACTGTGTTTTCACGAGTTCAGAAAGTTCTCTCTTACCCCCGTATCTCTCAATAGGAAAATCTATGTCAAACCACTGCTGTCTACATAAATCAGTGACATCTCCGTGTATCTGACAAGCTCTTATCAAGCTCAGCTAGCCAAGCCTAAGTAAATACCACTTCTGCCTTGCAAATCTAAGCCAGGCTTAGAGTCTGTCTCTCCTCAAGGCGCACACTGACAATGTTACATGGGCAGCAGAAAG
It encodes the following:
- the RPL30 gene encoding large ribosomal subunit protein eL30 — translated: MVAAKKTKKSLESINSRLQLVMKSGKYVLGYKQTLKMIRQGKAKLVILANNCPALRKSEIEYYAMLAKTGVHHYSGNNIELGTACGKYYRVCTLAIIDPGDSDIIRSMPEQTSEK